DNA sequence from the Antarctobacter heliothermus genome:
TTCGGTCAGTTTTGCGCCAATCGCAACCGTCAGCGTGTCGGCCACGGCCTTGGCGTCCAGCCCCTTGGCGCGCCCGGCAGCAATCTCGGCCGAGACCAGCGCCTCGGAGGCGGGATCTTTCATTGCCGCCAGCACCAGCGACGGGTTGGTCGTGCAGTCCACGGGTTGATATGTCTTGACCGCCGCGACCTCGCCGGTGTCGGCGACCACGGTGGTCATCTCGCGCAGTTGATCCAATACGGTTGTCATGGTGTCTTGCCCCTTGCTGACATCGCCGCACTTTGGCGCCGGCGATGTTAGCGCCCTAATTGATACGGGATATAGGGTAAAGCGCGTTGCAGGGACCGGCAAGCATCCGTGACCGGCGTCAGAGGATCTGGCTTAGAAATTCCTTGGTGCGCGGATCCTTGGCATTGTCAAAGAAGGTCGTCGGCGGACCGTGTTCGACAATCACACCCTTGTCGGTGAAATAGATGTGATCGGCCACCTCACGCGCAAATCCCATTTCGTGGGTCACAAGGATACAGGTCATCCCTTCGGCGGCCAGATCCTTGATCGTGACCAGAACCTCTTTCACCGTCTCGGGGTCCAGCGCCGCGGTGACCTCATCAAACAGCATGACATCGGGATTCATCGCCAGCGACCGCGCGATGGCGACACGCTGTTGCTGTCCACCGGACAGTTCTCCCGGATAGCTGTCTTCTTTGCCCTCCAGCCGGACCTTTTTCAGCAAGGATCGGGCGCGTTCGGCCACTTTGGCCTTGTCCTCTTTCAACACTTTGACGGGGGCCATCATGATATTTTCCAGCGCGGTCTTGTGCGGAAACAGATTGTACTGCTGAAACACCATGCCGACCTTTCTGCGCAGGGCCAGTTTGTCCAGCTTGTGGTCGTGCACCTCCTGCCCCTCAACAGTGATCGACCCACCCTGAATGTCGTTCAACGCGTTGATACATCTGATGAGTGTGGATTTTCCGGACCCGGAAGGGCCGA
Encoded proteins:
- a CDS encoding amino acid ABC transporter ATP-binding protein, producing MTWTPDQPIVSIRDVEKSFGTLKVLKGISMDIMKGEVICIIGPSGSGKSTLIRCINALNDIQGGSITVEGQEVHDHKLDKLALRRKVGMVFQQYNLFPHKTALENIMMAPVKVLKEDKAKVAERARSLLKKVRLEGKEDSYPGELSGGQQQRVAIARSLAMNPDVMLFDEVTAALDPETVKEVLVTIKDLAAEGMTCILVTHEMGFAREVADHIYFTDKGVIVEHGPPTTFFDNAKDPRTKEFLSQIL